From the genome of Primulina eburnea isolate SZY01 chromosome 12, ASM2296580v1, whole genome shotgun sequence, one region includes:
- the LOC140807594 gene encoding squamosa promoter-binding-like protein 16, which produces MDSSSFPGSSKRAKASGSNIHCLVDGCNADLSLCRDYHRRHKVCEIHSKTAKVTISGREQRFCQQCSRFHSLIEFDEGKRSCRKRLDGHNRRRRKPQPDTFSRSSSLIFSTSPAIDNARILSFGSPQILRSAVVSSSWSGVTKADSDLMLYNNQRHLNYAERQNALPQCSAHSYKGEVNQLPCMQGRDCSFQETSICQPFLDPNTVLGNSTSHQKMFSDRFKQVVDSDRALSLLSSAPSITREFGLNHVDHSEPLPQSHSLVHNLHYNGLSDFAFGQDSKPIVSVTESHGSSASALHFSESIHHAPEGSSTSGTHQTRTFMWE; this is translated from the exons ATGGATTCGTCATCATTTCCTGGATCATCGAAAAGGGCCAAGGCTTCTGGAAGTAACATTCATTGCTTGGTTGATGGATGCAATGCAGATCTAAGCCTTTGTAGGGACTATCACCGGAGACACAAAGTCTGTGAGATTCATTCCAAGACCGCGAAGGTCACGATTAGCGGACGGGAGCAGCGGTTCTGCCAACAGTGCAGCAG GTTTCATTCGCTAATAGAGTTTGACGAAGGGAAGCGAAGCTGCAGGAAACGACTTGATGGTCACAACCGGAGGCGAAGGAAACCTCAACCTGACACGTTCTCCCGAAGTTCTTCACTAATTTTCTCTACCTCTCCAGCCATTGACAATGCAAGAATTCTTTCATTTGGAAGTCCACAGATACTTCGGAGCGCCGTTGTGAGCTCTTCCTGGTCCGGGGTCACAAAAGCCGATAGCGATCTGATGCTCTATAACAATCAAAGACACCTGAACTATGCTGAGAGACAAAACGCGCTTCCTCAGTGTTCTGCTCATAGCTACAAGGGAGAGGTCAATCaactcccatgcatgcaaggcAGGGACTGCTCGTTTCAAGAAACCTCCATCTGTCAGCCGTTTCTTGATCCGAATACTGTGTTGGGAAATAGTACCAGCCACCAGAAAATGTTTTCCGATAGGTTTAAGCAAGTTGTCGACTCTGATCGTGCTCTCTCTCTTCTGTCATCAGCACCTTCTATAACTCGGGAGTTCGGTCTGAACCATGTTGACCACTCAGAACCACTCCCCCAGTCACATTCGTTAGTTCACAACTTGCACTACAATGGCTTAAGTGATTTTGCGTTCGGCCAAGACAGTAAGCCAATTGTGTCTGTCACAGAATCTCATGGTAGCAGTGCCTCTGCTTTGCATTTCTCCGAATCGATTCACCATGCTCCCGAGGGATCGTCTACTAGTGGAACCCATCAAACTCGCACATTCATGTGGGAGTAG